The Watersipora subatra chromosome 1, tzWatSuba1.1, whole genome shotgun sequence genome has a window encoding:
- the LOC137398563 gene encoding uncharacterized protein: MKEDSEAAKLAGNTDVICMDYEKNLPLPLTGIGQEYYKRQLWIHNLYIHSMVTDQPYMYLYAEHYAGKGPNDVISILDNYISKLPDIITKLTIFADNCFSQNKNRYIYAYLCGLVNKAGCTLKKIEVKYPLPGHSRMPCDRYFGRIRKRKKKKDRVTSPSEWVNLIKTTDQQKPFRIAFVEHPLTDDMLPDDTPVITVMNYKDAYEPVVKAVTGTGAFRGVRFQLGKTVTSRTAMTANCTTPVIILKRGMKMVNLTNPTNLCQAYPPGNFLAIKEAKYNDVKALLSHVHLDARVTFQDKLKPYSAAIADLDNDDDDRE, from the exons ATGAAAGAAGATTCGGAAGCAGCGAAACTGGCTGGAAATACAGATGTGATATGTATGGACTATGAAAAGAACTTACCACTCCCATTAACTGGAATTGGCCAAGAATATTACAAGCGGCAGCTATGGATACACAACCTATATATACACAGCATGGTTACCGATCAGccctacatgtacttatatgCGGAACATTATGCTGGGAAAGGCCCTAATGATGTAATTTCAATCCTTGACAATTACATATCTAAGCTTCCGGACATTATTACTAAGCTGACCATCTTTGCTGACAACTGCTTCTCGCAAAATAAGAACAG ATACATCTACGCCTATCTCTGTGGCCTAGTCAACAAAGCTGGATGCACACTCAAGAAAATCGAAGTAAAGTACCCTCTACCAGGACATAGTCGTATGCCTTGTGACCG ATACTTTGGACGCATCaggaaaagaaaaaagaaaaaggacCGTGTGACTTCACCGTCGGAGTGGGTCAACCTAATAAAGACGACAGACCAACAGAAACCATTCCGGATAGCCTTTGTTGAACACCCGTTGACAGATGATATGCTACCAGATGACACACCAGTTATAACTGTCATGAACTATAAAGATGCTTACGAGCCCGTTGTAAAAGCAGTAACTGGTACTGGGGCATTTCGAGGGGTTCGATTCCAACTTGGAAAGACGGTGACAAGCCGAACTGCCATGACAGCTAACTGTACCACTCCAGTTATTATCTTGAAAAGAGGAATGAAGATGGTGAATCTTACCAACCCTACCAATCTTTGCCAGGCCTATCCACCAGGAAACTTCCTCGCGATCAAAGAGGCTAAATACAACGATGTGAAGGCGCTTCTCTCCCACGTACATCTAGATGCGAGAGTCACTTTTCAAGACAAACTTAAACCATACAGTGCTGCCATTGCAGATCtagataatgatgatgatgataggGAGTAG